The genome window ACGTAGAGTCCTTCGATCTCGATCACACCAAAGTCAGCGCCCCCTACGTCCGTTTGGCAGGCCTCAAGCGCACCCCGCACGGCGACGCCATCAGTAAGTACGATTTGCGCCTGCTCCAGCCCAACGCTTCAGCCATTGAGCCAGCCGCCATTCACACCTTGGAGCACCTGCTGGCAGGTTATCTGCGCGACCATATCGAGCAAGTCGTGGACGTCTCTCCAATGGGCTGCCGCACTGGCATGTACATGGCTGTCATTGGCGAACCCGACGAAGCGGGCGTTCTGCAAGCCTTTAAAGCGGCACTCAAAGATGTCGAAGCCCACGACCAACCAATTCCCGGCGTCAGCGAGTTGGAATGCGGCAATTACCGCGATCATGACCTTGACGCCGCCCGTCAACACGCC of Deinococcus detaillensis contains these proteins:
- a CDS encoding S-ribosylhomocysteine lyase, with translation MANVESFDLDHTKVSAPYVRLAGLKRTPHGDAISKYDLRLLQPNASAIEPAAIHTLEHLLAGYLRDHIEQVVDVSPMGCRTGMYMAVIGEPDEAGVLQAFKAALKDVEAHDQPIPGVSELECGNYRDHDLDAARQHARTALSQGLKVQQTILIDR